A window of the Erigeron canadensis isolate Cc75 unplaced genomic scaffold, C_canadensis_v1 Conyza_canadensis_unscaffolded:10, whole genome shotgun sequence genome harbors these coding sequences:
- the LOC122584197 gene encoding WEB family protein At1g12150-like translates to MFGFQVRNNNAAASPRAAASPSTAAVGEIDTKAPFESVKAAVTLFVEASPKADRPVLKKSRAIMEESVLGKETQLHWVLKEIDKYKEHVKTAESTKGQALEELKNSSKTLQELTSKLEAASKSKQASTESTKAAETRSEQQKSTKSHEAWQESVDNERNLYKAAANELIFVKQQLNNLKQDFDIALEAKLSSFQYATEAQHSAKLNHKKKNELAQDFDHMSQTLERVKLASAKAEEANVKLMEEKEALLASKKKAKDNIDLQISCRRKETMDLGNLVKKLQETTEAVNLLHEQLKGVRAADMELLRKSNSELEETKRTLSEMKEEETSLRGVVESLIQETENVRRDISVSKEEDLQSEQLQTKLDRIKLQVEESLTKETIAGNDVHELELKICEMSLEAERARHQEEEVKRQMETHWREAQRSELAIKAAEARLEIAQREVEEAEASKELADDQIRKRSSASTTDHMMDSNNDNTVILTSNDFETLSKKAEEATIAADTKVEAIMSQLETIKQKERGILEKLEKSMEENKEIESKITKAQKTAEEADAARLRVEIELNKTKGR, encoded by the exons ATGTTTGGTTTTCAAGTTAGAAATAATAATGCCGCTGCTTCCCCAAGGGCAGCAGCTTCTCCAAGTACAGCAGCTGTTGGGGAGATTGATACCAAGGCACCGTTTGAATCTGTTAAGGCTGCTGTTACTTTATTTGTTGAAGCATCGCCCAAAGCCGACAGGCCTGTTCTCAAGAAATCCAGAGCTATTATGGAAGAG AGTGTGTTGGGGAAAGAGACGCAACTTCATTGGGTACTCAAAGAGATTGACAAGTATAAAGAGCATGTGAAAACTGCAGAATCTACAAAGGGACAAGCACTTGAAGAGCTCAAAAACTCCAGTAAGACATTGCAGGAGCTAACCAGCAAGCTAGAGGCAGCAAGTAAATCAAAACAAGCATCAACCGAGTCTACAAAGGCTGCAGAGACCCGATCTGAACAACAAAAATCAACGAAAAGCCACGAAGCTTGGCAAGAAAGTGTTGACAACGAAAGAAACCTGTATAAAGCGGCGGCTAATGAACTCATTTTTGTCAAACAACAATTAAATAACCTTAAACAAGATTTTGACATTGCCTTGGAAGCAAAATTGTCTTCTTTTCAGTATGCTACAGAAGCCCAACATTCTGCAAAACTCAaccataagaaaaaaaatgagctTGCCCAGGATTTTGACCACATGAGTCAAACCCTTGAGCGCGTGAAACTTGCATCTGCAAAAGCCGAGGAAGCTAATGTCAAGCTTATGGAAGAAAAAGAAGCTCTACTGGCCTCCAAAAAAAAGGCAAAGGACAACATTGACTTGCAAATTAGCTGTCGAAGGAAAGAAACTATGGATCTAGGAAATCTTGTAAAAAAGTTGCAAGAAACAACTGAGGCAGTTAACTTATTACATGAACAACTGAAAGGAGTACGTGCTGCAGATATGGAGCTGTTAAGGAAGTCAAACTCTGAACTTGAAGAGACCAAAAGAACACTTTCAGAAATGAAGGAAGAAGAGACCTCTCTAAGAGGTGTGGTGGAGTCACTCATACAAGAAACCGAGAATGTAAGAAGGGATATCTCTGTGTCCAAGGAAGAGGATTTACAAAGTGAGCAATTACAAACTAAACTAGACAGAATCAAACTGCAAGTCGAAGAGTCTTTAACAAAAGAAACTATAGCAGGAAATGATGTCCATGAACTAGAATTGAAGATATGTGAAATGTCATTGGAAGCTGAAAGGGCAAGACATCAAGAAGAGGAAGTGAAAAGACAAATGGAAACACATTGGAGGGAAGCTCAACGTTCAGAGCTGGCTATTAAAGCAGCAGAGGCGAGGTTGGAGATTGCACAAAGAGAGGTTGAAGAAGCAGAAGCGTCAAAGGAGCTTGCGGATGATCAAATCCGTAAACGGTCTTCAGCTTCCACAACAGATCACATGATGGAttcaaataatgataatactGTCATCTTGACATCAAACGATTTTGAAACTTTGAGCAAAAAAGCTGAGGAAGCAACAATTGCAGCTGATACAAAAGTGGAAGCTATTATGTCTCAGCTGGAAACAATAAAACAGAAGGAGAGAGGAATCCTTGAGAAGCTCGAGAAAAGCATGGAAGAAAACAAGGAAATAGAATCCAAAATTACCAAGGCTCAGAAAACCGCTGAGGAGGCTGATGCAGCAAGGCTGAGAGTAGAAATTGAACTCAATAAAACCAAAGGACGTTAG